Within Roseibium sp. HPY-6, the genomic segment GAAGGTGCAAGCTCTGCGCCGTGTAGTCTCCCGACAGGAAGGCGCTTTCAAACCGGCGCATGACAGATTGCGGTCTGTAGGGTTCGACCGACGATCGGGCAAGATCCATGTCGCGTATGTCGGGTTCGTATTCGGTCAGCAGGCTCTCAAGATCTTTGCGGGTGCGGTAGAGCCACGCCTGTTTCGGGCTCATCACAACATGGTTTTGATCCATGCCTCCAGCCCAGCTGAAAACCGGTTTGCCGAAAAACAGGAATTCGGCGATTGCGAGACCGAAACTTTCACCGATCTTCTTGGCATTAATTCCCGCATCACAGGTGGCCAGGAAGCGAGCTTTTTCAGCAGTTCCCACAATGGGCGGCAGAAACAGTGCGCGCGAGTGGTCGATGAATTTTTCCGTATTTACGAAGAGAAAATAGAGGTTTGACCGTCTTTCCAACGCGGTTTCAACAGCCTTGTGCGCAAATGGCAGATTGAACTGGTCGAACCCACCGTACCGGCCAACAACAAAGGCGTCATCCGGTATGCCCAGATCCGGGCGAAGACTGCTGCCGGCGTCCGGAAGATCAACGATGTGAGGCACGGCCGGGGCACGCCCTCCCGTCATCCAGTCAGACAACCAATCTGAAACGTAGGCATATACATCACCATGCGGTTCAAAGTGCCGGAAAACCGCGTGCACTCCGGTGCGCTCTGCGCTGATTTCAAGCGGCCGCTTTCGCCCGTCCCGGATAAAATAGCAAAAATCCAGATTGTCGCGCTCACTCAGGCGACGCGCATCCTGCCCCAGCGAAACTGGCACCAGGCGAAGAGATTTTTGAAACTTTTCGACAACCGAAGCATCACTGCCTGTCTCGGCATAGTAGACCACAGCCTCGTGGCCGAGAACGGTTTGCACGCCGAGCGCATAGTCGTGGAGCGCGACGCTCATCCCGCGCTCGTTAATGGCGCCAGCCTGAAATCCGATCAGCATTCCGGTCCCGTTTGTTCCTGGTTGCGGGACCGATACAGGGTTTCGACTTCAAGGTCCATGAATTTGAACGCGGCGCGGCATCAGCATCGCCAACCCGTGGCAGGCAACGACCGGGCAGGGTTTCAGAGTTGATCGGTCGCTCCCTCGCTACCCGCTTCGTCAGGATCAAAAATACCTGCTGCACCACCCCCTGCTGCGGCAGCCTGGATGGCGGCCTGTACAGCCGCTCTTGCCGACTCGGGCGACACTTGACCTTCGCCATTTTCGCCGGCAACCCGCACGGTAACCTGACGGTGGGCAAACTTGATGCCATTTTGCTCGAACAGATCCCGCAAGCCCGCATAAACGATCTTGCGGAGTTCGAATTGCTTTCCAGGCTTGGTCGTGAACTTCACACGCGCGATCATGGCTGAATCTTCCATCGACATGATGCCCTGCGACTTCAGCGGGGCCAGGAACATCGGCCCGTAATATTCATCCTGCAGGAGCTCCTTGCCGAAGTTCTTGATCAGCTTGCGCATCTTTTCCACGTCCGTGTCATAGGTGACACGGAAGGCAAGTTTCATCACGGCCCAGTCACGCGAGAAGTTTTCGACCTGCTGGATTTCCCCGAACGGAATGGTTGTCAGAGCGCCGCGGTGATGCCGCAGCTGCATCGAACGGATCGAAATCTTCTCAACCACCCCCTTGGCGCTGCCAATGTCGATGTACTCGCCTTTGCGGAAGGCATCATCGACCAGGTAGAACGCGCCTGAAAAGATATCACGGATAAGGGTCTGCGCACCAAAGCCGATCGCGAGGCCAACCACCCCGGCACCTGCAAAGAGCGGCGCAATGTTCACGCCAAGCTCGGACAGAACGACCATGGCGGCAATGACGACAATCGTGATCAGGAGGAAATTCCGGAATATCGGAAGAAGCGTCGCAATACGGCTTTCACCGGCACCACCGACCTCGACTTCCTCATCCTCCTCCGCCGGCGCTTCCTTGGCGATCTGCCGGTCGATAACGATCTTCACCGCCTCATAGGACATGTAGCCAAGGAATGTGACGAGCAGAACCTCAACGAAAGAGCCGATCAAAGAACTGCTGCCGGCAAGCGGCACACCCCACCATGACGCCAGAAGATCGAAGGAAGCAAACAGGACGAGGATCACGGCCCCGCGATCGAACAAATCCCGAAAAGGCGAACGCTGTGCTTCCCGTTCGGCTGCTTCCGCACGTGCCTGGGCCATTGCGCTTTCCGGGTCGTCCTGCAGACCCTCGCTTTCGTCTGTCCGCTTGATGTCCTCGGCAATTTTCGCCTGAACGTCCGCCGTATCCAGTCTTGGAAGCAGAACCTTGTCGATAATCAGCACAAGGATGCCGTAGGCCACCGATGCCAGCAACATGACCTGCAGCGGCGCGCCGACAAGCCCGGTCGCATCGGGCAGATCCAGAAGGATGCGGACAGCGGAAATGCCCCAGGCGACAACAAAGTAGAAGACCGCAACAAAGTGCCAGACATTTGCCAGAACCTTGCGCCAGATCGGCGCTCCAGCCCCTGCCTCGCCCCGTATCAGACGCGCAATCACCTTCCTGTAAGCGATCGAAATTCCGATCAGAATGATCATGGACAGGGCCGAAGCACCAATGAGCGCGATCTTGTGCGCGTCCTGAGACAGCCCGAGCCGTTCCATCCACAGGCAGAAGCCAATGGTAAAGAGCGATACCGCACTTCCGATAAGAAGCGCCTTGTAGAGACTACCGGCCTCCTGGCCGGACATGTTCAAGAGGCGGTGGCTGTCCGCGTCCGGCGCAAGGAGATTGAGAAAAATGATGCGAAGAACGAGAAAAGAAGCGAAAACACCAAAAACCACCAGAGCTGTCTGGTTGGCGGCTTCCAAACCTGAGCCGACCACGAGATAGACCAGAACGGCGACGATGAAGAAAAGCACAACGCCGACTATCATCAGGAGTGCGCGCAGGAACAGATAGATGATCTTGTCAGACCGGCTATAGACGTTTTCATGGTACATGCCCACGAAGTGCCTGCGGCCCCATCTGGCAAGCAGTGTCATCGCCAGAACGCCGAAAATAATGCCGGCAGCTATGTCGATGAGTGCCGTTGGTATCCAACTCAGGCCACGCCCTTCTCCCTCAGCTCTCAAGGTCCACAACATCGTCTGGTGGATGATTGGGATTTCTTTCAGGATCGTCTTGAAAACGTCCCGCGCCGAAACGGCCTGGTCCACGAACTGGTCAGCTTCCTGGAGGATACCGGCACCTTCACCAGCCTGTACTGCGTTCTGTGTTCCTGTTTCATTCGTGTCGGCCGCTTTGGGATCGGCAGCTTCATTGTTCTCGGTGCTGTCATCCGACGCCAATCCGGTCACGACACCCGTCAGACCTTGAGCCTCAGCTGCGTTTGATCCGAAACCGATCCCGGGTGCAAACGACAAGAACGCTACCAGGGCAAAGGTGAGCACCCATGCTGCTGTTGATCTGGAAACAGAATTTGGGAAGCGGATATCGGTCGCTAACATTTTGGCCCCGTGCGAGTCGCTGTTTTTTCTTTGCCTCTGTTAAGCACGGTTCCGTACAATTTGAAAGAAACCAGCCATTACCGCATCCGGAGGCATCAAGCGCAAAGACAGGATGAAAACAAAAAGCCCGGCTGGGCACCGGGCTTTCGCATTATCTATTTCCTGGACTGGGAACGCGTCAGCTGACCACGTTGGTGTTCCAGTGTGACATCTTGCGTTTCGCCTCCGCGACTGTCAGCCGGGCAAAATACGCTATAGCGAGATTGCGCACCTCCGGAGTGAGACGGTGACGCCAGGGTCCGATCGACAAGAGCGCGCTGACGGAGATGGAGGAAAACCCGAACGCTTTTGCCAGAACGATAAACGGTTCGGGATTGGGGCTGACCATGCAATGGCTTAGCTCCTCAACATCGCCGCGGATCATCAGGGCAAATGTTGCGACCGCCTCAGCAAAACGGTCTTCGGACGCAAACCGGCGCAAGGCGGCCTCGTTCACCATGCCGCGTTTTGCGAGCAGCATCACACGCGCTTTTGCCGTGTCGAAATCGTATCGCCCAAGCCAATACTGATTGGACATATGCTGCGCGGCGATATCGGCCGCTTCTCCGACACGTTCCGCCGCCTCGCTTTGCCCGCTATCGCGCAGCTTTTTGCGCACTTCGTCGCTTGCGATCGCAACAAGGCTCGATATGTGAGCTTCGGCGAGGTCTCCTCGGTCACTCAGGAAGTTCTGCAGGGTTGCATCTGAAGCCGCGTCGCTGATGAGCGATTGGACGGACGCGTCGGAAAGACTTGCCCCATCATTGCTTGCAACCTTGCGCTTCACTTTCAGATCGCCTCGCTGTACGAGAATATCCGTGACATTCTCGGAAAGCACTTCACGTTGCGCGATGGCATAGCAATGCGAATTGCCACGTTTTTCGGCGATCGAAATCAGGTCCTCATCACTGAGAATGGATGAGCGCAGAAGGATCGGTTCAGCGACCTCAATATCGTCATCAGCAAGCCGCCGGATTGTGTCCAGAGGACCGCGGCGCAGACCTGACATCTGCTCGGAGACGTATCGTCGAACTTCAGATTCCACCATGTCGACGAGCCGGAGCAGAACAGAATCGTAAACACCTACCTGTTCGTCCGAACACCTTTCCGATGTCAACGCGAAGAGGGCTGCAACATGCCGGGCAAGCTCTGCTTTCCGGGCGCTGCCAGCTTCCCCGGTCAGCTCCGAAAAGTTCACCAGTTCGGTTTTCAAGGCTTCACTCATGCTTCGATACCAGTTTTCAGATGTGCCGTTGCGGCGTCTTATCGAAAATGGATGTGAGACTTAAAGAAGAACCCAACAGGAATGTCGGGAATGTAATCGTCTTTGTGCCAAATTTAGTGAAAATTCTAAGCGCATTGCAGAAGTCGAGACTAGTTTATTGAAAGAAAAGAAGAAAGCGGACATCAACCGGCCCTTCTGGCACAATGCATACACAGGAAAAAAATTGTAAATTCGATCAAAAAAAGTTGGCTTTATCTGCGGTTGAACGAGCGATCGCTCGATTGACAAGGCGATTTGCCAAATGGCGGCCAGGCGACATGCTCAAAGACGAACATCACTTCGTAATCGCATGGGTCATGATCGGGCGTCCTGGATGGGGATGTGCCGCCACTGGTCAATCTTCTTGAAACAGGTTCACCAAGGGGCGCAACCGGTTTGCCACCGGCTAAACTCCTATTCCAGCGCCGGGCGAACTACTCCGCCGCTTCCAGGAACTGCGACGTTGCTGCCTCACGATCCCCACCGCTGCTATCTGTTTTGTTGAGCTGCTTGAGCAACAAATCACGTTTATCGAACGCCTTCTTCAGATTGGCCTCCTTGACCGGACCGAACCCACGGACAAGATCCGGCACGCGCGCCAATTCAACAAGAAGACCGTAGTTTCCGTCCGGCAGCCTATTCAGGATTTCTGCGATATCGGATTTGTACTGGCGGATCAGCGCCCGCTCCGCCGTTCGCTCAGCTGTTCTGCCGAATGGATCATACCATTTGCCGCGAACACCCTTGAACTTGGCCAACAAGCCGAAGGCCTGGAAAATCCAAGGTCCAAAGGCGATTTTTTCCGGACGTCCGGTTTTGGGATCCTTCCGGTGCGCCAACAGAGGC encodes:
- a CDS encoding DUF2336 domain-containing protein, yielding MSEALKTELVNFSELTGEAGSARKAELARHVAALFALTSERCSDEQVGVYDSVLLRLVDMVESEVRRYVSEQMSGLRRGPLDTIRRLADDDIEVAEPILLRSSILSDEDLISIAEKRGNSHCYAIAQREVLSENVTDILVQRGDLKVKRKVASNDGASLSDASVQSLISDAASDATLQNFLSDRGDLAEAHISSLVAIASDEVRKKLRDSGQSEAAERVGEAADIAAQHMSNQYWLGRYDFDTAKARVMLLAKRGMVNEAALRRFASEDRFAEAVATFALMIRGDVEELSHCMVSPNPEPFIVLAKAFGFSSISVSALLSIGPWRHRLTPEVRNLAIAYFARLTVAEAKRKMSHWNTNVVS
- a CDS encoding mechanosensitive ion channel domain-containing protein, which gives rise to MLATDIRFPNSVSRSTAAWVLTFALVAFLSFAPGIGFGSNAAEAQGLTGVVTGLASDDSTENNEAADPKAADTNETGTQNAVQAGEGAGILQEADQFVDQAVSARDVFKTILKEIPIIHQTMLWTLRAEGEGRGLSWIPTALIDIAAGIIFGVLAMTLLARWGRRHFVGMYHENVYSRSDKIIYLFLRALLMIVGVVLFFIVAVLVYLVVGSGLEAANQTALVVFGVFASFLVLRIIFLNLLAPDADSHRLLNMSGQEAGSLYKALLIGSAVSLFTIGFCLWMERLGLSQDAHKIALIGASALSMIILIGISIAYRKVIARLIRGEAGAGAPIWRKVLANVWHFVAVFYFVVAWGISAVRILLDLPDATGLVGAPLQVMLLASVAYGILVLIIDKVLLPRLDTADVQAKIAEDIKRTDESEGLQDDPESAMAQARAEAAEREAQRSPFRDLFDRGAVILVLFASFDLLASWWGVPLAGSSSLIGSFVEVLLVTFLGYMSYEAVKIVIDRQIAKEAPAEEDEEVEVGGAGESRIATLLPIFRNFLLITIVVIAAMVVLSELGVNIAPLFAGAGVVGLAIGFGAQTLIRDIFSGAFYLVDDAFRKGEYIDIGSAKGVVEKISIRSMQLRHHRGALTTIPFGEIQQVENFSRDWAVMKLAFRVTYDTDVEKMRKLIKNFGKELLQDEYYGPMFLAPLKSQGIMSMEDSAMIARVKFTTKPGKQFELRKIVYAGLRDLFEQNGIKFAHRQVTVRVAGENGEGQVSPESARAAVQAAIQAAAAGGGAAGIFDPDEAGSEGATDQL